The DNA region TTCGCTGACGTCTCCATCCATCAAGCGAACCCCTCCGCTTGCCGACATCTTCGATTGAGCCACCCGGCTGCGGGGCCGTTCGTGCACCCTCGAAGCCGCCCCGGATGAGCGAGGGAGAGACGACATGCTGAGCGGCAACCTCGAGTTGTTCGCACTGGCCGACGTCCTGCGCTTCGTCGCCCGCTCCGGCGCGACCGGCGCGGTCAACATCTACCGTCAAGTGGACGGCGGAAGGGTCCTGCTCGTCGACGGCCACGTCGCGGGAGCCGTCGTCGACGACTCCGCGGCGGAAGACCCGGACGGAGTCGTCG from Actinomycetota bacterium includes:
- a CDS encoding DUF4388 domain-containing protein, with the translated sequence MLSGNLELFALADVLRFVARSGATGAVNIYRQVDGGRVLLVDGHVAGAVVDDSAAEDPDGVV